In Gopherus evgoodei ecotype Sinaloan lineage chromosome 21, rGopEvg1_v1.p, whole genome shotgun sequence, a single window of DNA contains:
- the LOC115637831 gene encoding olfactory receptor 11L1-like, translating into MEKANQTTVKEFIFLGFSSLQNLQILLFVFILSIYMLSLMENFLIIIIVLAEPLLHTPMYFFLGKNSFLEIWYTSITVPKLLANFLSRSITITVNECVTQYYFFFSLGATYCFLLAVMAFDHYLAICSPLRYTTIMNHRLCFHLSTSSWVGGFLSPLLPTILISQLSFYGPQKINHFFCDSDPIFKLSCSDIYIKEAIAYSCNSVVILSSFSLIMSSYVNIIANIVKLTSAKTRKKTFSTCASHLTVVTIYYGTIIFTYVRPPHIYYFGLGKKVSVFYCVITLLLNPLIYTLTNKDVKKAIWKSFTRMRR; encoded by the coding sequence ATGGAAAAAGCAAACCAAACCACAGTGAAGGAATTCATCTTCCTTGGATTTAGCAGCCTTCAGAATCTCCAAATTCTCCTCTTTGTGTTCATCTTGTCCATTTACATGCTGTCACTCATGGAAAATTTTCTCATCATCATCATTGTCCTGGCAGAACCTCTCCTCCAtactcccatgtacttcttcctggggaagaACTCCTTTCTAGAGATCTGGTACACATCAATCACTGTGCCCAAACTGCTGGCCAACTTCTTGTCCAGGAGCATCACCATCACAGTAAACGAATGTGTGACTCAGTATTACTTCTTCTTCTCTCTAGGAGCCACTTACTGCTTCCTCCTGGCAGTCATGGCCTTCGACCACTACTTAGCAATCTGCAGCCCACTGCGTTACACTACCATCATGAACCACAGGTTATGCTTCCACCTCTCCACCAGTTCCTGGGTTGGTGGATTCCTCTCCCCACTCTTGCCCACAATTCTAATCTCCCAGCTCTCATTCTATGGCCCTCAGAAAATCAACCACTTCTTCTGCGACTCAGACCCAATTTTCAAACTGTCTTGCTCTGACATTTACATTAAGGAGGCTATTGCATACAGCTGCAACTCTGTGGTCATCCTAAGCTCCTTCTCACTCATCATGTCTTCCTACGTCAACATCATAGCCAACATCGTGAAGCTGACATCTGCCAAAACTCGGAAAAAGACCTTCTCCACTTGTGCCTCTCACCTCACCGTGGTGACCATCTACTATGGGACCATCATCTTCACCTATGTCAGGCCCCCGCACATATATTACTTTGGTTTAGGCAAAAAGGTGTCTGTGTTCTATTGTGTCATTACCCTACTGCTAAACCCTCTGATCTATACTCTAACGAATAAAGATGTGAAAAAAGCCATATGGAAATCTTTTACTAGAATGAGACGGTAA